From a single Eleginops maclovinus isolate JMC-PN-2008 ecotype Puerto Natales chromosome 20, JC_Emac_rtc_rv5, whole genome shotgun sequence genomic region:
- the tac3b gene encoding tachykinin-3b isoform X1, which produces MEKTPICRCSLTSLISLIVLVLFPLMSECKVDTYTSRKEATPECCRVRGDAGLKKSKDVDYDSFVGLMGRSAAHPNRRMAHTLTDVFGRITERRANRGPIRIYSVPIKGQSRMHKFELLSHTQSAPRTADVQELFNIKAIKVLCVGQTVTHFCSFNATGKACPCPRRYLPTRSDKYALRFQRFV; this is translated from the exons ATGGAGAAAACCCCAATCTGCCGCTGCTCTCTCACCTCGCTGATTTCTTTAATCGTCCTGGTCTTATTTCCTCTGATGTCTGAATGTAAGGTGGACACCTACACATCACGGAAAGAG gCTACGCCCGAGTGCTGCCGTGTTAGAGGAGATGCAGGGTTGAAGAAATCTAAAGACGTGGACTATGACAGCTTTGTGGGTCTAATGGGGAGAAGTGCTGCTCATCCAAACA GACGCATGGCGCACACTCTCACTGATGTGTTTGGGCGAATAACTG AGCGGCGCGCCAACAGAGGACCGATCAGAATTTATTCAGTGCCTATAAAAGGTCAAAGCCGGATGCACAAGTTTGAACTGCTGTCCCACACCCAGTCTGCTCCGCGCACCGCTGACGTTCAGGAACTGTTTAACATAAAGGCGATAAAAGTTCTCTGCGTTGGACAAACTGTGACACATTTCTGCTCATTTAATGCAACAGGAAAAGCTTGTCCGTGTCCCAGGCGGTATTTACCCACAAGGAGCGACAAATATGCACTACG GTTCCAACGCTTTGTGTAG
- the tac3b gene encoding tachykinin-3b isoform X2, giving the protein MEKTPICRCSLTSLISLIVLVLFPLMSECKVDTYTSRKEATPECCRVRGDAGLKKSKDVDYDSFVGLMGRSAAHPNRRMAHTLTDVFGRITGKACPCPRRYLPTRSDKYALRFQRFV; this is encoded by the exons ATGGAGAAAACCCCAATCTGCCGCTGCTCTCTCACCTCGCTGATTTCTTTAATCGTCCTGGTCTTATTTCCTCTGATGTCTGAATGTAAGGTGGACACCTACACATCACGGAAAGAG gCTACGCCCGAGTGCTGCCGTGTTAGAGGAGATGCAGGGTTGAAGAAATCTAAAGACGTGGACTATGACAGCTTTGTGGGTCTAATGGGGAGAAGTGCTGCTCATCCAAACA GACGCATGGCGCACACTCTCACTGATGTGTTTGGGCGAATAACTG GAAAAGCTTGTCCGTGTCCCAGGCGGTATTTACCCACAAGGAGCGACAAATATGCACTACG GTTCCAACGCTTTGTGTAG